Within the Chlorocebus sabaeus isolate Y175 chromosome 19, mChlSab1.0.hap1, whole genome shotgun sequence genome, the region ctGCTCTGGTGACATGCACCCGTAGTctctgctactcagaaggctgaggtgccttgagctcaggagttcaaagctgcagctctgatggtgccactgtattccaacacgaaagaaagagtgagaccatgtcgtgaaaaaaggaacaaactaggCATAAAAGAAACATACCTGAAAATGGCCGGACTGACCCCAgtacctcacgcctgtaatcccaacactttgggaggctgaggtgggtggatcacctgaggtcaggaatttgagaccagtctggccaacatggtgaaaccccatctctactagaagtacaaaaattagccgtgcgtggtggtgggcgcctgtaatcccagctattcgggaggctgaggcaggagaatcacttgaacccaagagagggaggtagcagtgagccaatatcatgccattgcactccagccttggtggcaagagccagactccatctcaaaaaacaaaaataaagaaataacagcaaaaaaaccccaacatacctgaaaataataaaagctgtatATGACAAAGCCATAGATAACCTACTACAGAattgggaaaagttgaaagcattttctcGTAAACAGGAACAAGATGAGGATGCCcgttctcaccactcctattcgacatcgcacaatcaggcaagagaacaCAATAAAAGGCATCCACATTGGAAAAGAAGACATCAAATTATCCTTGTCTGATGAAGATGTGATCTTGGATTTAGAAACATGTAAAGGCTCCACCAGAAAACTCCTAGACctgataaataaattaatacagccatttgcaggatacagaatcaacaacaacaacaacaaaaatcagcagcatttctatacaccaataatggtGTGGTTgggaaagaaattaagaaggcaatcccatttacaatagcaacaaaatggAAAACCGTATGCCACAGAAGAAATtttaccaaggaggtgaaagatttctacaaggaaaactacaaaacactgagaaaatgtttaagaggagagaaagaaatggacaatcatttcatgctcatggTAGGAATTCATAGCAtcaaaatgaccacactgccccaAGCGTCTAGAGATTCAATACAACccctaccaaaataccaatgtcaccactcacagaattggaaagtcctaaaattcacaaaaaaggactaaaaaacaaaagagctCAAAGACCCAAAGTCATCCTCAGCAAAAACAGCAAAACTAGAGGCATCCCATTTCACTGCAAATTACAACCACAAAATGTTTGACAAGTACATAGTTACCAAAATGGTATAATCCTAGCATAAAACTAGACACTTAGATCAATGGGACAGatgagagagcccagaaacacaGCCACATGTTCACAGCCAGTTGATCTTTGACAGAGCCGAcagaaacacacactggggaaaggacaccctcttcaatgAATGGTACTGGGAGGGTTGGgcagccacatgcagaagaacgAACCTGGACGCTTATCTCTcagcatgtacaaaaatcacctcGAGAGAGATCCAAGACTTGAATGTAAGATGCGAAACTACAAGAATATTAGAAGGAAATCTAAAGAAAACTCTCCTGGACTTCACTCTAGGCAAGGAATTTATGACGGGCTCAAAAGCCCAACATGGAGAAGGATGAGCTGGACGATGGCCCATTGGACCTGTGTCCAGCAGAACCCCTGACAGCGCACGAGGGAGCCTTAAGAGGCCAGGTTCCTCCTTGCTGTGCCCACGCGGGAAGTGGGGTTGCTTGGGTCAGAGGCCGGCCCAGACTTGCACGTGCAGCCTGCCTCATTTGCTGTGGCACTGGGTCCCTGACTTGCAATTGGGGGTGTCTGCTTAAATGGTCCCCCAGGGATGTGATGGAAAGTAAAGACCAAAATGCCACCCAACAGAGTTACTCCCTGTGCCAGTTCCTGCAGTCACCAAGGATGTGCTCAGCCTGGGGGGCCCCTGGTGTTCAGGCCCCCTCATGCCCCATTGTCATGGGTGGTGCTCGGGGCCTTTCTCTttacctgttttcttctgagggaACTCAGAGCTGGGGCTGGCTCTCTGCTCCCAAAGCCCGTGGGCGTGGCTGCAGGGCTGGAACTGGCTCCAGAAGTGCCAGGCCTTGGGCTTCTCAGGAATCAGTGAGGTGACCTGAGTCCTGGGAGTGGGAAGAGGTGGCAGAAAGGGGATCTGAGTAGAACAGGGAGCCTGGTGGTCTGTGCTTCTTCCCAGACACAGGAGCTGTAGAGGGAGCCTCTGCAGCAAAAGCTAGGGGGACCAGTGGGCCCCGGGAGTCTTGGGActtgtctctctcctgctgtgcATCCATGCTCAGTGCTTCAGAAACAGCAGGGAGACCACAAGTCCCAGTTTCAAGTAAGGACAAAGTGTAGGAAGGCCGTGAGGGTCTGCAGTCCCAGATGGCCTTGGCCTCACCCCGCAGTACACTGTTGATGCACTGGAACGCCGCCTCCTTCTCCAGGTCCAGGTCTTCGGCAGTGACCCGGAACCCCAGCTCTAAGGGAGGTGGCAGCATCAGAGGCTCCCCTTGCCTGCGTGGCAGCAGGGGAAACTTGCGTCTACAGGGCCTAGAGGCCTGGGATCTGGGGGAGCCATTCCTGGGGGCGAGTGTCTGCCCTGGTGTTGTATCTGCCACCTTTTCACACTGGGTGTGACCCGAAGGGACAGCCTGAGGCCTGTCCTCACTCACTGTCTTTGAGGAACTGAGGATCAACTGACAGTGGGATGAGGCTGGCCCCCTCCTCCTCTTTAGCCACGGGAAGCCTCCCATGGAGCTGTAGGAGCTCGAGATAGCATTTCGTTTGGTGCACGAGCCCGTCCAGGAGGTCTGGGCATGGAGGTCTCTCTGCAGTGGCCCAGGCCTGGGCACAAAAGGAGAGAGACCTCCATTGTCCCGCAGGGGCTGAAATGCAGACCGTGCATCCCTGGTGACCAAGGGGACCCTTCTCTTATCAGGGTTCTCTTGGACTCTGGGGTCCTTGTCCTGCTCAGGCATCCCTGCCCCGCTCTCCTTAAGGTCCCCTCAACACGATCTTCCCTGGACACGAGTCTGGGGACAGCTGGGTGTTGTACGTCCCAAAGGGGTGACTCCCTGCTCCTGGGCCCCACACAGATTCCTTGTGCTCAGTGCAGGGGCTGAGCTGCAGGACGCCCTGGAATTTGGAGCACACAGCACTGGCTTGCTGTGGTACCTGTACAATCAAATTGAAGGCAAGATCACCAGGAAGGAACGCAGGGCTTGAAGGATCACGGAAAACCTTCTTGGAGTTGTCTTGACACCACTGATGCCAAGTGTCTGGATGCTTGTAGGATGGCCTGCCACTCTGTCCAGGGACAGGAGCAACGGGGAGATCCCACAAACAAAGTGAACTGGGGGATGGGCTGAACGGGCTCCAGGCAACTGAGCCCTACTGGCAGGTCCTCAGCCGCAGGCCGCGACAGGAATAAGGGGCACAGAGAGCCCAGGTAACTGGTTCTGGGAGCAGTGGGGTACGGTTGGATGCTCGAATTCTCCAGAGCTGAGCTCTGAGCGTCCTCATGAAGCTGCCAACTCAGTCAAAGCCTAAAGCAAGCAGTTTCTTCTGTTGCTGGGCAATGCACCTTTTAAACCTGAGGGAGTTGGGTGTGTGTACAAAGAACAGGTGTGAATGACAGAGTGACCTTAACGGATTAGCGCAATTGTGCAAGGCACCTGCTGGCAATGGCAGGAGGCTGGACGGTTGTggtggggggggggagggggaaggggtcGGCACAATAAGTACAGGAAGGAGACACGAGCGCACAAAGGTCACAGGAAAAACAGGCGCCCACAATGACTGCAgatgcccccccaccccccgtgGATCACTGAAGGTGTTATATCCAATTCTCCTAAATCTCCAGATCTAATAGGCAGGATATAAGCCAAGAGCTgtcaacctcagcactactgaGATTTGGGGATGGCTAATTCTTCAGAGGAGGAGGGTTGTACAtggtaggatgtttagcagtgtCCCTAGCCTCAACACACCAGGGGTCCTAGTCCATATTATGCAAAATACGCTTTAGTCCCTGTGCGAGCTCTCCTTCAGTTATTCCCTGGAGTCAGGCCTGGCTTGCTGGATTCATTCCTTTGGTGACTCCTTCCACAACAGTCCTCAGAGGCCTCATGGGTGGAGGTTGTGCTGGGAGCCAGGGCCTCAGAGATCAATCAAACTTCATTCCTTCCCCCCGTGCCCAGGAGTTGCACTCAGGCTCAGGCGCAAGGGGACAAACAGGTACAGACCTTTGTGCTTTAGGGGGCACAAGGTCCCACGGAGGACTGCTAGCTACTGTGATGCCCTTTGGTCCAATTACACTCTGGTGCATAACTTTCTTCCTGCTCTGATTTAAGTAAAGTCACTCCCCTCAGGCAGGGTCAGGGACCTATCAGTCTTTTCCGACTGTCACACCCCTTCCTGGGGCAGAAACTCTGTGCTATGGCCTCGGAGCTGTGTGAGTTTGGGTTGCTCCGTCCTTCAGCAAATGACTTCTGTGAATGTTTTCTGTACAGTAAGAGCTGTCCTCTAATCAAAAGAGCCAGGTCTCACTGAAGGAGGACTTGATGTCAAagctgaggagaaaaaaaatacaagatgaaCGCAAAATATCCTGTTATACAGAGGAAAACAGGTGCTCACTAAAAGATGGAGCAAGCTGGAAGGACACAGGAGCCCATCTGAAGGAGTTCCCAATGACCAGAACTGAAAGCATCCTAGCTAGAAAGTGAGTATTGATAGTATTAAATTAGAAGCCATATAATAAAGTAAGTATCAGCAAGTCTATACAGATAtaaataactgaatgaataaacaagtagAAGAAGGGACCATTCATCCTTACAGAAGATTTCCAACGGATAAATGTAGAAAGACTGAGGGAAATAGAGAATCACATTGAAGCAAGAAATACAGGAATCACTGTTGGAGACGACAATCTTCCGAGGAGGCTAAAATCTCTATGCAGAATTCTAAGATGCAGGATATTGACATAACCTCAACATAGTGTCTCCAGAGTATGCCTCACCTATTAAAGTTAACAccagcgggcatggtggctcacacctgtaatcctagcactttgggaggccaaggctggtggatcacctgaggtcaggagttcgaaactagcctgaccaacatggcaaaactcagtttctaccaaaaatacaaaaattagctgggcatggtgatgcacacctgtaatcccagctacttgggaggctgaggcaggggaattgcttgaacctggaaggcagaggttacagtgagccaagatcccaccaatgccctccagcctgggcaacaaaagggaaatctcatctcaaaaaagaataaaagaaactgtggtatatacacacagtggaatattattcagccacaaaaaaatagCAACGTTCTgccatttgtagcaacatggatggaactggagaacagGATGTTAAATGAAATCAACCAGGCaccacatgttcccactcatacCTGGGAGCTAAAATCATTGATTTCATAAAGGAAGACAGTAGAACAGTGCTtagcagaggctggggagggctggAGAAGGGATAGGGAGAGACTGTTCAGTGTGTACAAAGCTACAATCAGGAGGAAAAAGTGCAGGTGTTCTGTTGGAGACTGCAGTTAACAatagtgtatatttcaaaacagctagaaaagAGTTTTGAGCGTTCTAAccacaaataataaatgtgtgaGGTGATAGACATGCTAACTGCCCTAATTTggctgtctttttgttttgttctgttaggTTTTTgagagttggagttttgctcttgtggctcaggctggttgcaatggcacgacctctgtcagggcaacctccgcctcctgggttccagcaattctcctgcctcagcctctgagtagctgggattgcaggcatgcaccaccatgcctggctaatttttgtatttttagtagagacggggtttcaccatgttgaccaggctggtctcaaattcctgacctcatgagatccgcctgcctcggcctcccaaagtgctgggattacaggttcagtcaccgcgcccagctgatttgTCTGTTACATAGTGTATGCATGCATCAAAGCATCCCTCTCTACATCAGAAATACAGGCAATTATTATGTgtctgttaaaaacaaacaagaattttGATCTAACCAGGTGCTAGAAAAGATGTGGATAAACAGGATCATTCACATACTCCTAGGAAGAGGTGTAAAATAATACAATTGCTTGGAAAACTATTTGCCATCGTCTTACAAAAGTTATACATTCACTCAACTTCAACTCAAAAAATCCAAGAGAGATTCTTGTGCAGGTCTTGGAGACATGTGTAACAATGTGCATAGCAACACTGTCTGTGATAGAAAAAACATGTGAAGAACTTAGGTGCTCAACCCGACGGGCAGAGCACAGGTGCCTAAGCTGTAGGACACTTAAGCAATGGGGAGGCCACTCACTCAACTCATCAGGGAAAACTGGGTAATGACAGCACATGTCAGGACATGGTGAGTCTCAGACACAAGGTTGAATCAAAAAAGCAATTCTTCAAAGACAATAGATAACATTATTTCTTTGTACAGATTCAAACTATAAATGGAAATGGAACTTGATGTTGTTTATGGATCAATATATATGTGAGTAATAAAACTCCTTAAATAGATCATGAAAATCACAAAACCATGCAATTTCCTCTGAGGGGAAGGCCGGAGAATGAGGCAGACAGCTTATCACTGCCAGCAATGTTCTAGTTTGGAGGTGAAGGAGTTTTGTAAGTGTTTATGTTACTATTCATCAGTTAATGAATGAATTGGACCTTGGAATCAAGGCCAGTGGTCTGAGGAAAGCAGCCATGGTCCAGCACAGGCCTGAGGGAACCATTCTCACCGCCCACAGCATAGGCAGAGCCTCTATGGTAGGTAATAGATCTGAATCCCAAACCACTTCACAATCTTCCCCCAGCAACACTCTATTTTGATTGACCCTTAAAGGCGGAAAAGCCTTCCCAAAGCTCAGACAGGCATGT harbors:
- the LOC119622528 gene encoding LOW QUALITY PROTEIN: putative POM121-like protein 1 (The sequence of the model RefSeq protein was modified relative to this genomic sequence to represent the inferred CDS: deleted 1 base in 1 codon) gives rise to the protein MSTADSAEANIRKKQAESVFLGVQLLLVPCIPLKQVVVYHDVNLDLEFLSFIGNQESVSTGGFLGLEPLFGKPHGSQTAVPFPLPSSCQMARVLPCPGMCPSLTPPGDQSQAKKSVLSSQRIHVEQLDIGVEYLSISDFNVHMDHLGILSKCSFQGSVAWSPFSPSPSSLCLWDLPVAPVPGQSGRPSYKHPDTWHQWCQDNSKKVFRDPSSPAFLPGDLAFNLIVQVPQQASAVCSKFQGVLQLSPCTEHKESVWGPGAGSHPFGTYNTQLSPDSCPGKIVLRGLKESGAGMPEQDKDPRVQENPDKRRVPLVTRDARSAFQPLRDNGGLSPFVPRPGPLQRDLHAQTSWTGSCTKRNAISSSYSSMGGFPWLKRRRGPASSHCQLILSSSKTVSEDRPQAVPSGHTQCEKVADTTPGQTLAPRNGSPRSQASRPCRRKFPLLPRRQGEPLMLPPPLELGFRVTAEDLDLEKEAAFQCINSVLRGEAKAIWDCRPSRPSYTLSLLETGTCGLPAVSEALSMDAQQERDKSQDSRGPLVPLAFAAEAPSTAPVSGKKHRPPGSLFYSDPLSATSSHSQDSGHLTDS